In the Gossypium raimondii isolate GPD5lz chromosome 9, ASM2569854v1, whole genome shotgun sequence genome, one interval contains:
- the LOC105798223 gene encoding MDIS1-interacting receptor like kinase 2 isoform X1 yields MKSYFSTSIPTFCLLSIMAITSGITRATKSDSEWLAAEAKALMETGWWSNYSRAENHCTWPGIRCNAGSVVEIDLGGHGLNGSITPQIGALSELQILNLSWNSLTGELPSSLGNLTQLAVLDVSYNHFHSIPLAIQKMENLVSLSLSGNFIDYNASALGLLTNLTHLKKLMTLNLRYCDLSGPIPPHIGKLESMVDLDLSQNGLVGPIPSSVSSLTNLSSLFLQSNQLNGSIPEDIGGLTNLVELDLSSNRLSGHIPSSLGQLTKLESLYLYHNQINGFIPHEIERLKDLKYLDLSNNWFVGPIPSSVSNLTNLSSLFLQSNQLNGSIPEDIGGLTNLVELDLSSNRLSGQIPSSLGQLTKLESLYLHHNQINSFIPHEIERLKDLKYLDLSNNWFIGPIPSSVNNLTNLSSLFLQSNQLNGSIPEDSGGLTNLVELDLSSNRLSGHIPSSLGQLTKLEYLNLSHNQISSVIPPSLSSLSNLWCLSMASNLLEGPIPHEIRSLNTLIYLNLSANKLSGPIPTQIGNLSNLRYLILAKNNLSGRIPLQIGGLSLSELDLSHNIISGDIPSQLNSQNIELSHNLLQGVIPSKFGNLTYLFSLDLSWNNLTGTIPEFPFPVGNLNLSFNSLRGQIPNGLLHFEPETFTGNKDLCGSIQGFHPCPSSPNVNRERNSKVVKHNLLIVILVPTLLFFVSTFVLVTFILFRRYRAKTLKSDSSPTKNGDLFTIWNFDGKIAFEDIIKATEDFDIKYCIGTGGYGSVYRAVLPSGKVIALKKLHRLEAEQPAYDTSFRNEIKFLAEIRHKNIIKLHGFCLHNRCMFLIYEYMENGSLFYALSIDDEAVELDWTKRVNIVKGVAHALSYMHHDCNLPIVHRDISSNNILLNSELEAFIADFGTARLLDPDSSNRTVIVGTYGYIAPELAYSLVVTEKCDVYSFGVLALEILMGKHPGELLSTLSSSSSRVQNFMLNEILDPRLSTPRSRKMAGEIAFIAVIAFACLRLRPKARPTMKLVSQEFLHIKSPIAMPLHEISLIELKNHEMFMSDENHK; encoded by the exons ATGAAATCCTACTTCTCCACTTCTATCCCTACCTTCTGTTTACTCTCTATAATGGCAATCACTAGTGGCATTACAAGAGCAACAAAAAGTGATTCTGAATGGCTGGCAGCAGAGGCAAAAGCGTTGATGGAAACAGGGTGGTGGAGTAATTATAGTAGAGCTGAAAACCATTGTACGTGGCCTGGTATCCGATGCAATGCTGGAAGTGTTGTCGAGATTGATCTTGGTGGCCATGGTCTGAATGGGAGCATAACACCTCAAATAGGAGCACTTTCTGAACTCCAGATCCTTAACTTGTCTTGGAATAGTCTTACAGGTGAGTTGCCTTCTTCACTTGGAAACCTCACTCAATTGGCAGTGCTTGATGTTTCTTATAACCATTTTCATTCCATTCCCTTGGCAATTCAGAAGATGGAGAATCTTGTTTCTCTAAGTTTGTCTGGGAACTTCATTGATTATAATGCTTCAGCTCTTGGTCTGTTGACCAATCTCACCCACTTGAAAAAGCTAATGACTCTCAACCTCAGATACTGCGACCTCAGTGGTCCCATTCCACCGCATATTGGAAAGCTAGAGAGTATGGTTGATCTTGATCTCTCACAGAACGGACTTGTTGGTCCAATCCCATCTTCTGTCAGCAGCTTAACCAATCTTTCCTCATTGTTCCTTCAAAGCAACCAACTTAATGGATCCATTCCAGAAGATATTGGGGGACTAACGAATTTGGTTGAATTGGATCTATCCTCCAATAGACTTTCAGGTCACATCCCTTCCTCTTTGGGTCAGTTAACAAAACTGGAATCTCTCTACCTCTACCATAATCAAATTAATGGTTTCATCCCCCATGAAATTGAGAGGttgaaggatttaaaatatttggatCTCTCAAACAATTGGTTTGTTGGTCCAATCCCATCTTCTGTCAGCAACTTAACTAATCTTTCCTCGTTGTTCCTTCAAAGCAACCAACTTAATGGATCCATTCCAGAAGATATTGGGGGACTAACGAATTTGGTTGAATTGGATCTATCCTCCAATAGACTTTCGGGTCAAATCCCTTCCTCTTTGGGTCAGTTAACAAAACTGGAATCTCTCTACCTCCACCATAATCAAATTAATAGTTTCATCCCCCATGAAATTGAGAGGttgaaggatttaaaatatttggatCTCTCAAACAATTGGTTTATTGGTCCAATCCCATCTTCTGTTAACAACTTAACCAATCTTTCCTCGTTGTTCCTTCAAAGCAATCAACTTAATGGATCCATTCCAGAAGATTCTGGGGGACTAACGAATTTGGTTGAATTGGATCTATCCTCCAATAGGCTTTCAGGTCACATCCCTTCTTCTCTGGGCCagttaacaaaattagaatatCTTAACCTCTCCCATAATCAAATTAGTAGTGTCATCCCTCCAAGTTTGAGTAGTTTATCCAATTTATGGTGTCTATCCATGGCTTCGAATCTTTTGGAAGGTCCTATACCCCATGAAATTAGGAGTTTGAATACCCTGATCTACTTAAATCTCTCAGCCAACAAATTGAGTGGACCCATTCCAACTCAGATTGgtaatttgtcaaatttaagATACTTAATCTTGGCAAAAAATAACTTGAGTGGAAGGATTCCCCTGCAAATTGGTGGCTTATCTCTATCCGAGCTTGATTTAAGCCATAACATCATTAGTGGAGATATACCTTCTCAACTAAATTCCCAAAACATTGAACTTAGCCACAACCTTCTCCAAGGAGTGATACCTTCCAAATTTGggaatttaacttatttattcaGCTTAGATCTCAGTTGGAATAATCTAACGGGCACGATTCCCGAATTTCCATTTCCTGTGGGGAACCTCAATTTGTCGTTTAATTCACTGAGGGGTCAAATTCCAAATGGATTATTGCATTTTGAACCCGAGACATTTACAGGCAACAAGGATTTATGTGGTTCCATTCAAGGCTTCCATCCTTGCCCTTCATCTCCAAATGTAAACCGAGAAAGAAATAGCAAAGTAGTGAAGCACAATCTGCTTATTGTTATTCTGGTTCcaactttgttattttttgtctcGACTTTTGTGTTGGTGACATTCATCCTATTCCGACGATATAGAGCTAAAACTTTGAAATCTGATTCAAGTCCAACCAAAAATGGAGATTTATTCACTATTTGGAACTTTGATGGAAAGATTGCTTTTGAAGACATCATCAAAGCCACAGAGGATTTTGATATCAAATATTGCATTGGAACTGGTGGTTATGGCAGTGTTTACAGAGCAGTTTTACCAAGTGGCAAAGTTATTGCTTTAAAAAAGCTCCACCGATTGGAGGCTGAGCAACCGGCTTACGATACAAGTTTTCGAAATGAGATCAAGTTTTTAGCAGAAATACGACACAAGAACATCATCAAGCTCCACGGATTTTGTCTCCACAATCGCTGCATGTTTTTGATTTATGAATATATGGAAAATGGAAGCTTGTTTTATGCCTTGAGCATTGATGATGAAGCTGTGGAATTGGATTGGACCAAAAGAGTGAACATTGTCAAAGGTGTCGCACATGCTCTATCTTACATGCATCATGATTGCAACCTTCCAATTGTTCATCGAGACATCTCAAGCAATAACATTTTGTTGAACTCTGAATTGGAAGCTTTTATTGCTGACTTTGGGACTGCAAGACTTCTTGATCCTGATTCATCTAATCGAACTGTAATTGTTGGGACGTATGGATATATTGCCCCAG AACTTGCTTATTCGTTGGTCGTGACCGAAAAATGTGATGTTTATAGTTTTGGAGTGTTGGCATTGGAAATATTGATGGGAAAGCATCCCGGTGAATTATTGTCaacactatcatcatcatcgtcTCGTGTccaaaatttcatgctaaatgaAATTTTGGACCCTCGATTATCAACCCCGAGAAGTCGAAAAATGGCAGGAGAGATCGCTTTTATTGCTGTCATTGCTTTTGCATGCTTACGACTTAGACCCAAAGCTCGACCAACAATGAAATTAGTGTCTCAAGAATTCCTACACATCAAGTCTCCAATTGCAATGCCTCTTCATGAAATATCATTGATCGAGCTTAAGAATCATGAGATGTTTATGAGTGAtgaaaatcacaaataa
- the LOC105798223 gene encoding MDIS1-interacting receptor like kinase 2 isoform X2: MKSYFSTSIPTFCLLSIMAITSGITRATKSDSEWLAAEAKALMETGWWSNYSRAENHCTWPGIRCNAGSVVEIDLGGHGLNGSITPQIGALSELQILNLSWNSLTGELPSSLGNLTQLAVLDVSYNHFHSIPLAIQKMENLVSLSLSGNFIDYNASALGLLTNLTHLKKLMTLNLRYCDLSGPIPPHIGKLESMVDLDLSQNGLVGPIPSSVSSLTNLSSLFLQSNQLNGSIPEDIGGLTNLVELDLSSNRLSGHIPSSLGQLTKLESLYLYHNQINGFIPHEIERLKDLKYLDLSNNWFVGPIPSSVSNLTNLSSLFLQSNQLNGSIPEDIGGLTNLVELDLSSNRLSGQIPSSLGQLTKLESLYLHHNQINSFIPHEIERLKDLKYLDLSNNWFIGPIPSSVNNLTNLSSLFLQSNQLNGSIPEDSGGLTNLVELDLSSNRLSGHIPSSLGQLTKLEYLNLSHNQISSVIPPSLSSLSNLWCLSMASNLLEGPIPHEIRSLNTLIYLNLSANKLSGPIPTQIGNLSNLRYLILAKNNLSGRIPLQIGGLSLSELDLSHNIISGDIPSQLNSQNIELSHNLLQGVIPSKFGNLTYLFSLDLSWNNLTGTIPEFPFPVGNLNLSFNSLRGQIPNGLLHFEPETFTGNKDLCGSIQGFHPCPSSPNVNRERNSKVVKHNLLIVILVPTLLFFVSTFVLVTFILFRRYRAKTLKSDSSPTKNGDLFTIWNFDGKIAFEDIIKATEDFDIKYCIGTGGYGSVYRAVLPSGKVIALKKLHRLEAEQPAYDTSFRNEIKFLAEIRHKNIIKLHGFCLHNRCMFLIYEYMENGSLFYALSIDDEAVELDWTKRVNIVKGVAHALSYMHHDCNLPIVHRDISSNNILLNSELEAFIADFGTARLLDPDSSNRTVIVGTYGYIAPVLECWHWKY, encoded by the exons ATGAAATCCTACTTCTCCACTTCTATCCCTACCTTCTGTTTACTCTCTATAATGGCAATCACTAGTGGCATTACAAGAGCAACAAAAAGTGATTCTGAATGGCTGGCAGCAGAGGCAAAAGCGTTGATGGAAACAGGGTGGTGGAGTAATTATAGTAGAGCTGAAAACCATTGTACGTGGCCTGGTATCCGATGCAATGCTGGAAGTGTTGTCGAGATTGATCTTGGTGGCCATGGTCTGAATGGGAGCATAACACCTCAAATAGGAGCACTTTCTGAACTCCAGATCCTTAACTTGTCTTGGAATAGTCTTACAGGTGAGTTGCCTTCTTCACTTGGAAACCTCACTCAATTGGCAGTGCTTGATGTTTCTTATAACCATTTTCATTCCATTCCCTTGGCAATTCAGAAGATGGAGAATCTTGTTTCTCTAAGTTTGTCTGGGAACTTCATTGATTATAATGCTTCAGCTCTTGGTCTGTTGACCAATCTCACCCACTTGAAAAAGCTAATGACTCTCAACCTCAGATACTGCGACCTCAGTGGTCCCATTCCACCGCATATTGGAAAGCTAGAGAGTATGGTTGATCTTGATCTCTCACAGAACGGACTTGTTGGTCCAATCCCATCTTCTGTCAGCAGCTTAACCAATCTTTCCTCATTGTTCCTTCAAAGCAACCAACTTAATGGATCCATTCCAGAAGATATTGGGGGACTAACGAATTTGGTTGAATTGGATCTATCCTCCAATAGACTTTCAGGTCACATCCCTTCCTCTTTGGGTCAGTTAACAAAACTGGAATCTCTCTACCTCTACCATAATCAAATTAATGGTTTCATCCCCCATGAAATTGAGAGGttgaaggatttaaaatatttggatCTCTCAAACAATTGGTTTGTTGGTCCAATCCCATCTTCTGTCAGCAACTTAACTAATCTTTCCTCGTTGTTCCTTCAAAGCAACCAACTTAATGGATCCATTCCAGAAGATATTGGGGGACTAACGAATTTGGTTGAATTGGATCTATCCTCCAATAGACTTTCGGGTCAAATCCCTTCCTCTTTGGGTCAGTTAACAAAACTGGAATCTCTCTACCTCCACCATAATCAAATTAATAGTTTCATCCCCCATGAAATTGAGAGGttgaaggatttaaaatatttggatCTCTCAAACAATTGGTTTATTGGTCCAATCCCATCTTCTGTTAACAACTTAACCAATCTTTCCTCGTTGTTCCTTCAAAGCAATCAACTTAATGGATCCATTCCAGAAGATTCTGGGGGACTAACGAATTTGGTTGAATTGGATCTATCCTCCAATAGGCTTTCAGGTCACATCCCTTCTTCTCTGGGCCagttaacaaaattagaatatCTTAACCTCTCCCATAATCAAATTAGTAGTGTCATCCCTCCAAGTTTGAGTAGTTTATCCAATTTATGGTGTCTATCCATGGCTTCGAATCTTTTGGAAGGTCCTATACCCCATGAAATTAGGAGTTTGAATACCCTGATCTACTTAAATCTCTCAGCCAACAAATTGAGTGGACCCATTCCAACTCAGATTGgtaatttgtcaaatttaagATACTTAATCTTGGCAAAAAATAACTTGAGTGGAAGGATTCCCCTGCAAATTGGTGGCTTATCTCTATCCGAGCTTGATTTAAGCCATAACATCATTAGTGGAGATATACCTTCTCAACTAAATTCCCAAAACATTGAACTTAGCCACAACCTTCTCCAAGGAGTGATACCTTCCAAATTTGggaatttaacttatttattcaGCTTAGATCTCAGTTGGAATAATCTAACGGGCACGATTCCCGAATTTCCATTTCCTGTGGGGAACCTCAATTTGTCGTTTAATTCACTGAGGGGTCAAATTCCAAATGGATTATTGCATTTTGAACCCGAGACATTTACAGGCAACAAGGATTTATGTGGTTCCATTCAAGGCTTCCATCCTTGCCCTTCATCTCCAAATGTAAACCGAGAAAGAAATAGCAAAGTAGTGAAGCACAATCTGCTTATTGTTATTCTGGTTCcaactttgttattttttgtctcGACTTTTGTGTTGGTGACATTCATCCTATTCCGACGATATAGAGCTAAAACTTTGAAATCTGATTCAAGTCCAACCAAAAATGGAGATTTATTCACTATTTGGAACTTTGATGGAAAGATTGCTTTTGAAGACATCATCAAAGCCACAGAGGATTTTGATATCAAATATTGCATTGGAACTGGTGGTTATGGCAGTGTTTACAGAGCAGTTTTACCAAGTGGCAAAGTTATTGCTTTAAAAAAGCTCCACCGATTGGAGGCTGAGCAACCGGCTTACGATACAAGTTTTCGAAATGAGATCAAGTTTTTAGCAGAAATACGACACAAGAACATCATCAAGCTCCACGGATTTTGTCTCCACAATCGCTGCATGTTTTTGATTTATGAATATATGGAAAATGGAAGCTTGTTTTATGCCTTGAGCATTGATGATGAAGCTGTGGAATTGGATTGGACCAAAAGAGTGAACATTGTCAAAGGTGTCGCACATGCTCTATCTTACATGCATCATGATTGCAACCTTCCAATTGTTCATCGAGACATCTCAAGCAATAACATTTTGTTGAACTCTGAATTGGAAGCTTTTATTGCTGACTTTGGGACTGCAAGACTTCTTGATCCTGATTCATCTAATCGAACTGTAATTGTTGGGACGTATGGATATATTGCCCCAG TTTTGGAGTGTTGGCATTGGAAATATTGA